One window of the Leucoraja erinacea ecotype New England unplaced genomic scaffold, Leri_hhj_1 Leri_194S, whole genome shotgun sequence genome contains the following:
- the LOC129716246 gene encoding LOW QUALITY PROTEIN: zinc finger and BTB domain-containing protein 26-like (The sequence of the model RefSeq protein was modified relative to this genomic sequence to represent the inferred CDS: deleted 1 base in 1 codon) has protein sequence MSLNCRARNRSGESPPHSHSTKQIPYSAAAAAAAAMSSEDVVRFHFASHEVSILRRMNQLRLEERFCDVTIVAERLRFPGHRVVLAACSPFLRDQFHMNPSREVQVFPMTGAQAVQRLLLSCYTGTLEFPFRDILDYLTAASCLQMEHVVEKCRQSLSPRIGPRLPLPPATGPDERERPATPQIASSSERDGPWGEAGEAVKLERELGGQQPQPRPRPRPLGGGGGGGFGAPDQLRIRKVESLADCMAARGLGAGTGAGARPAHPLHRRQRQRRRRQWLPRRLLGGRDFRRTGWRGGPALRHVRGADHGRLRRGGLRELGQRGLPLRAVPGGAGVGGVGAAGRVGYDAAAVAARCSECGADFEQREHLAAHMVTHRLYMCLLCGKVFKKNARLAQHINVHTGFKPYCCAVCGRTFTQKRSLKDHMNVHNGDAPHCCSYCDMRFTHYSTLRVHLRDQHGTTTTRNLDNKPTVISMVVP, from the exons ATGAGCCTGAATTGCCGAGCCAGGAACCGCTCCGGTGAATCCCCACCGCATTCCCACTCTACCAAGCAAATACCTTATTCAG cagcagcagcagcagcagcggccatGAGCTCGGAGGACGTTGTCCGCTTCCACTTCGCCAGCCACGAGGTGTCCATCTTGCGCCGCATGAACCAGTTGCGGCTGGAGGAGCGTTTCTGCGACGTGACCATCGTGGCGGAGCGTCTGCGTTTCCCCGGGCACCGTGTGGTGCTGGCCGCTTGCTCGCCGTTCCTACGGGACCAGTTCCACATGAACCCGTCGCGGGAGGTGCAGGTGTTCCCCATGACCGGGGCACAGGCCGTGCAGCGGCTGCTGCTGTCCTGCTACACCGGCACGCTGGAGTTCCCCTTCCGTGACATCCTCGACTACCTGACGGCGGCCAGCTGCCTGCAGATGGAGCACGTGGTGGAGAAATGCCGCCAGTCACTGTCCCCCCGCATTGGTCCCCGCCTGCCACTGCCCCCCGCCACCGGACCGGACGAGAGGGAGCGCCCGGCCACCCCGCAGATCGCCAGCTCGTCCGAGCGCGACGGGCCGTGGGGCGAGGCGGGCGAGGCGGTCAAGCTAGAACGGGAGCTGGGGGGGCAACAGCCACAGCCCCGACCCCGGCCGAGACCCCTggggggcggcggcggcggaggaTTCGGAGCGCCCGACCAGCTCCGCATCCGCAAGGTGGAGTCTCTGGCCGACTGCATGGCGGCCCGAGGGCTCGGGGCTGGGACCGGGGCCGGAGCCCGACCCGCGCATCCACTCCACcgtcggcagcggcagcggcggcgacGGCAGTGGCTGCCACGACGACTACTCGGAGGCCGGGACTTCCGGAGGACCGGTTGGCGGGGCGGGCCCGCCCTACGACATGTCCGAGGTGCTGATCACGGGCGACTTCGCCGAGGAGGACTACGAGAGCTCGGCCAGCGAGGACTGCCGCTCCGGGCTGTACCGGGAGGAGCCGGGGTTGGCGGGGTCGGCGCAGCCGGGCGGGTCGGTTAC GATGCGGCGGCGGTGGCGGCACGCTGCTCCGAGTGCGGGGCCGACTTTGAGCAACGGGAACACCTGGCCGCCCACATGGTCACCCACCGCCTCTACATGTGCCTGCTGTGCGGGAAGGTGTTCAAGAAGAACGCCCGGCTGGCCCAACACATCAACGTCCACACCGGCTTCAAGCCCTACTGCTGCGCTGTGTGTGGTCGCACCTTCACCCAGAAGCGGTCCCTCAAGGACCACATGAACGTACACAACGGTGACGCACCGCACTGCTGCTCCTACTGTGACATGCGCTTCACCCACTACAGCACCCTACGGGTCCACCTCCGCGACCAGCACGGGACCACCACCACACGCAACTTGGACAACAAGCCCACCGTCATTAGCATGGTGGTGCCTTAA